In the genome of Gordonia rubripertincta, one region contains:
- a CDS encoding phytoene/squalene synthase family protein, producing the protein MMHLPGHTELVPPHRRYDAVAEASAALVIRSYSSSFGLASRLLAPAIRRDVRNIYALVRVADEIVDAPRPEQGLVDRSNELDQLEEQTSAAMITGSSSNLVVHAFARTARRVGIDLDLVAPFFASMRSDLTQVEHDFESLASYIYGSAEVVGLMCLRAFLAEEAKAEARYDHLAPGARRLGAAFQKINFLRDFGEDSDGLGRRYLVGLDPENPDDAAWSLWLDDIDLDLTAAAAAIPHLPASSRVAVCTAHDLFAELTARLRESSASEARLNRVRVPNAGKAKIAAAAVARRGMPRTAPGVNA; encoded by the coding sequence ATGATGCATCTACCCGGTCATACCGAACTGGTCCCGCCGCATCGGCGGTACGACGCCGTCGCCGAGGCGAGCGCGGCGCTGGTGATCCGGTCGTACTCGAGTTCCTTCGGACTCGCCTCGCGCCTCCTCGCCCCCGCCATCCGCCGCGACGTTCGCAACATCTACGCGCTCGTCCGCGTCGCCGATGAGATCGTCGACGCGCCGCGCCCGGAGCAGGGACTCGTCGACCGCAGCAACGAACTCGACCAGCTCGAGGAGCAGACCTCGGCGGCGATGATCACCGGTTCGAGCAGCAACCTGGTGGTGCACGCCTTCGCGCGGACCGCCCGCCGGGTCGGCATCGACCTCGACCTGGTGGCGCCGTTCTTCGCGTCCATGCGTTCGGACCTGACCCAGGTCGAGCACGACTTCGAAAGCCTCGCGTCCTACATCTACGGCTCGGCCGAGGTCGTCGGGTTGATGTGCCTGCGCGCGTTCCTCGCCGAGGAGGCGAAAGCCGAAGCGCGCTACGACCACCTCGCACCCGGCGCGCGTCGTCTGGGCGCCGCCTTCCAGAAGATCAACTTCCTCCGCGACTTCGGTGAGGACAGTGACGGACTGGGCCGCCGGTACCTGGTCGGCCTCGACCCGGAGAACCCGGACGACGCAGCCTGGTCGCTGTGGCTCGACGACATCGATCTCGACCTCACCGCCGCGGCAGCAGCCATCCCGCACCTGCCGGCGAGTAGCCGCGTCGCGGTCTGCACCGCACACGACCTCTTCGCGGAACTCACTGCGCGCCTGCGTGAATCGTCGGCGTCCGAGGCCAGGCTGAACCGTGTCCGTGTTCCCAACGCGGGCAAGGCCAAGATCGCGGCAGCCGCCGTCGCCCGCCGTGGGATGCCGCGCACCGCACCGGGAGTGAACGCATGA